A genomic segment from Bradyrhizobium sp. CB1015 encodes:
- a CDS encoding class I SAM-dependent methyltransferase: MAQHPQTPPALFDRGLLHARQRRAQAQGAVSFLLDRVAEDMSDRLAAVMREFHAPVDLWTPGKGLEALRTRLPSIEHIALDAAGAEKLPFAPESLDLVVSALALQFVNDLPGVLAQVRRALKPDGLLLAAMIGGDSLTELRQAFAAAEAECEGGVSPRVAPFSDLRDIGALLQRAGFALPVTDVDRVVVRYGNAFALMQDLRRMGAANVLIERRRTPSRRATLLRMAEIYAERFADADGRIRATFDIVWLSGWAPHASQQQPLKPGSAKASLAEAVKKAGKE, translated from the coding sequence ATGGCCCAACACCCTCAAACCCCGCCCGCTTTGTTCGATCGTGGCTTGCTGCACGCGCGGCAGCGGCGTGCGCAGGCGCAAGGTGCCGTGAGCTTCCTGCTCGACCGTGTCGCCGAGGACATGTCAGACCGGTTGGCGGCGGTGATGCGGGAGTTTCATGCCCCGGTCGATCTCTGGACGCCTGGGAAGGGGCTCGAGGCGTTGCGCACGCGGCTTCCCTCGATCGAACACATTGCGCTCGACGCGGCCGGCGCGGAGAAGCTGCCTTTCGCCCCCGAAAGCCTAGACCTTGTCGTCTCGGCGCTGGCGCTGCAATTCGTCAACGATCTTCCCGGCGTGCTGGCGCAGGTTCGTCGGGCGCTGAAGCCGGACGGGCTCCTGCTCGCCGCGATGATCGGCGGCGATAGCCTCACCGAGCTGCGGCAGGCCTTCGCGGCGGCGGAAGCTGAATGCGAGGGCGGCGTGTCGCCGCGTGTCGCACCGTTTTCGGACCTCCGCGATATCGGCGCGCTGCTGCAGCGGGCGGGCTTTGCCTTGCCGGTGACCGACGTCGATCGTGTCGTGGTGCGCTACGGCAATGCGTTCGCTTTGATGCAGGATCTCCGCCGCATGGGCGCGGCCAATGTGTTGATCGAACGCCGCCGCACACCGAGCCGGCGCGCGACGCTACTGCGCATGGCGGAAATCTATGCCGAGCGCTTTGCCGATGCCGACGGCCGCATCCGCGCGACGTTCGACATCGTCTGGCTGTCGGGCTGGGCCCCGCATGCCAGCCAGCAGCAGCCGCTCAAGCCGGGGTCGGCGAAAGCGAGCCTGGCGGAGGCGGTGAAGAAGGCGGGGAAGGAGTAG
- a CDS encoding (deoxy)nucleoside triphosphate pyrophosphohydrolase, with protein sequence MADLKLTLVVACALVDADKRVLIAQRPEGKALAGLWEFPGGKLEPGERPEQSLIRELHEELGITVAEPCLAPLTFASYAYETFHLLMPLYICRRWEGMVTAREGQNLAWVRANKLRDYPMPPADIPLIPHLIDLLM encoded by the coding sequence ATGGCCGATCTCAAACTGACACTGGTGGTGGCCTGCGCGCTTGTCGATGCCGACAAGCGCGTCCTGATCGCGCAGCGCCCCGAGGGCAAGGCGCTGGCCGGCCTCTGGGAATTCCCTGGCGGCAAGCTCGAGCCGGGCGAACGGCCGGAGCAGAGCCTGATCCGCGAGCTCCACGAGGAGCTCGGCATCACGGTCGCCGAGCCTTGTCTCGCGCCGCTGACCTTCGCGAGCTACGCTTATGAGACCTTCCATCTCCTGATGCCGCTCTACATCTGCCGGCGTTGGGAGGGAATGGTCACCGCACGCGAAGGCCAGAACCTTGCCTGGGTCCGCGCCAACAAGCTGCGCGACTATCCGATGCCGCCCGCGGACATTCCGCTGATCCCGCATCTGATCGATTTGTTGATGTGA